One Acanthopagrus latus isolate v.2019 chromosome 12, fAcaLat1.1, whole genome shotgun sequence genomic region harbors:
- the LOC119029688 gene encoding gastrula zinc finger protein XlCGF57.1-like isoform X1 — MSSVESLREFVNERLTAAAEEIFRVFKTTIVQYEEEIDRQRVMLDICWKPQVKLHRIELPQQHVCKEEEVLADQQLCNQERNSSLDQEDPEPPEIKEEQEELCTSREGEQLVLKVETETVMLTPAYEESDHSEAEPTSDHQLLSNNSHGAESRDQKGGKHGDSGSAGDGEQKEKKRHHGITSHSDYGKNSSDIQHNTHPGEKSFNCNTCGKTFKFISQLNSHLRVHTGENPCSCPTCGKTFKQTGNLKVHMRIHTGEKPFTCKTCGKAFRRRAHMVVHMRIHTGEKPFTCKTCGKAFSRHAHMADHMRTHTGENPYFCQTCGKNFTQPSNLKVHMRIHTGEKPYACKTCGKTFRSCGDLKTHTRIHTGEKPYSCQTCGKTFRSCGELRTHTRIHTGEKPYSCQTCGKTFTLNSNLKVHLRIHTGEKPYSCQTCGKTFKQTSNLTAHIRTHTGEKPYCCKTCGKTFRSCGDLKTHMRIHTGEKPYACQTCGKTFKQTSNLTAHIRTHTGEKPYSCKTCGKTFRSCGELKTHTRIHTGEKPYSCQTCGKTFTLNSSLKVHLRIHTGEKPYSCKSCGKTFKQTSNLIVHMRTHTGEKQ, encoded by the exons ATGAGTTCAGTTGAGagtttgagagagtttgtcaacgagcgactaactgctgctgctgaagaaatattcagagtttttaaaacaactatcGTCCAGTACGAGGAAGAGATCGATCGGCAGCGCGTCATGCTGGATATCTGCTGGAAACCCCAAGTAAAGTTACACAGGATAG agctcccacagcaacatgtctgtaaggaggaggaggttctggctgaccagcagctctgtaaccaggagaggaactccagtctggaccaagaggacccagagcctccagagattaaagaggaacaggaggaactctgcaccagtcgggagggagagcagcttgtacTGAAGGTGGAGACGGAAACCGTCATGTTGACTCCAGCTTATGAGGAAAGTgaccacagtgaagcagaaccaacaagtgaccaccagctcctctctaACAACTCTCATGGAGCTGAGAGCCGAGaccagaaaggaggaaaacatggagactcgggatcagctggagatggagagcagaaggaaaagaaaagacatcatGGAATCACAAGTCACAGTGATTATGGAAAAAACTCATCAGACATTCAACATAACACTCACCCAGGTGAAAAGTCTTTCAACTGCAACACATGTGGAAAGACTTTTAAGTTTATTTCCCAACTGAATTCACACCTAagagtccacacaggtgagaatcCATGTTCTTGCCCAACATGTGGGAAGACTTTTAAGCAAACCGGTAACTTAAAGGTTCACATGAGAattcacacaggtgagaaaccgtttacttgcaaaacatgtgggaaagctTTCCGCCGACGTGCACACATGGTAGttcacatgagaatccacacaggtgagaaaccatttacttgcaaaacatgtgggaaagctTTCAGCCGACATGCACACATGGCAGAccacatgagaacccacacaggtgagaatCCATATTTTTGCCAAACATGTGGGAAGAATTTTACGCAACCCAGTAACTTAAAGGTTCACATGAGAATTCACACAGGTGAAAAACCGTATgcttgcaaaacatgtgggaagaCTTTCAGGTCTTGTGGTgacttaaaaacacatacaagaattcacacaggtgagaaaccataTTCTTGCCAAACATGTGGTAAGACTTTCAGGTCTTGTGGTGAGTTAAGAACACATAcaagaatccacacaggtgagaaaccgtaTTCTTGCCAAACATGTGGGAAGACTTTCACGCTAAACAGTAACTTAAAGGTTCACTtaagaatccacacaggtgagaaaccataTTCTTGCCAAACATGTGGGAAGACTTTTAAGCAAACCAGTAACTTAACAGCTCACATTAgaactcacacaggtgagaaaccatattgttgcaaaacatgtgggaagaCGTTCAGGTCTTGTGGtgacttaaaaacacacatgagaatccacacaggtgagaaaccttATGCTTGCCAAACATGCGGTAAAACTTTTAAGCAAACCAGTAACTTAACAGCTCACATTAgaactcacacaggtgagaaaccataTTCTTGCAAAACATGCGGTAAGACTTTCAGGTCTTGTGGTGAGTTAAAAACACATAcgagaatccacacaggtgagaaaccgtaTTCTTGCCAAACATGTGGGAAGACTTTCACACTAAACAGTAGCTTAAAGGTTCACTtaagaatccacacaggtgagaaaccttATTCTTGCAAATCATGTGGGAAGACTTTCAAGCAAACCAGTAACTTAATAGTTCACATGAgaactcacacaggtgagaaacaatAA
- the LOC119029704 gene encoding zinc finger protein OZF-like yields the protein MSSFESLREFVNERLTAAAEEIFRVFKTTIVQYEEEIDRQRVMLDICWKPQVKLHRIELPQQHVCKEEEVLADQQLCNQERNSSLDQEDPEPPEIKEEQEELCTSREGEQLVLKVETETAMLTPAYEESDHSEAEPTSDHQLLSNNSHGAESRDQKGGKHGDSGSAGDGEQKEKKRHHGSKSHSDYGKNSSDIQHNTHPGEKSFDRDTCGKTFKFKSLLNRRMRIHTGEKPFTCKTCGKVFSQRTRIADHMRTHTGEKPFTCEICGEAFGSRTALIYHVRIHTGEKPFTCNTCGKTFRSCGDLKKHMRIHTGEKPYSCNTCGKTFTLKCNLKVHLRIHTGERPHSCQTCGKTFSESSTLKMHMRIHTGEKPYSCQTCGKTFRHQSSLQPHIRIHTGEKPYSCQTCGKTLRDSSSLKRHMRTHTGEKP from the exons ATGAGTTCATTTGAGagtttgagagagtttgtcaacgagcgactaactgctgctgctgaagaaatattcagagtttttaaaacaactatcGTCCAGTACGAGGAAGAGATCGATCGGCAGCGCGTCATGCTGGATATCTGCTGGAAACCCCAAGTAAAGTTACACAGGATAG agctcccacagcaacatgtctgtaaggaggaggaggttctggctgaccagcagctctgtaaccaggagaggaactccagtctggaccaagaggacccagagcctccagagattaaagaggaacaggaggaactctgcaccagtcgggagggagagcagcttgtacTGAAGGTGGAGACGGAAACCGCCATGTTGACTCCAGCTTATGAGGAAAGTgaccacagtgaagcagaaccaacaagtgaccaccagctcctctctaACAACTCTCATGGAGCTGAGAGCCGAGaccagaaaggaggaaaacatggagactcgggatcagctggagatggagagcagaaggaaaagaaaagacatcacGGAAGCAAAAGTCACAGTGATTATGGAAAAAACTCATCAGACATTCAACATAACACTCACCCAGGTGAAAAGTCTTTCGACAGGGACACATGTGGAAAGACTTTTAAGTTTAAGTCGTTGTTGAATAGACgcatgagaatccacacaggtgagaaaccgtttacttgcaaaacatgtggcAAAGTTTTCAGCCAACGTACACGCATAGCGGACCACATGAgaactcacacaggtgagaaaccttTTACCTGTGAAATATGTGGGGAGGCTTTCGGGAGTCGTACTGCATTGATTTATCATgtgagaatccacacaggtgagaagccgttTACTTGCAACACATGTGGGAAGACTTTCAGGTCTTGTGgtgacttaaaaaaacacatgagaatccacacaggtgagaaaccgtaTTCTTGCAACACATGTGGGAAGACTTTCACACTAAAATGTAACTTAAAGGTTCACttgagaatccacacaggtgagaggcCACATTCCTGCCAAACATGTGGAAAAACATTCTCTGAATCATCTACTTTGAAAATGCatatgagaatccacacaggtgagaagccgtatTCTTGTCAGACATGTGGGAAGACTTTCAGGCATCAGAGTTCCTTACAACCTCACATtagaatccacacaggtgagaagccgtatTCTTGTCAGACATGTGGGAAAACATTACGTGACTCATCTAGTTTGAAAAGGCACATGAgaactcacacaggtgagaaaccataG
- the LOC119029701 gene encoding zinc finger protein OZF-like isoform X1, with product MSSVESLREFVNERLTAAAEEIFRVFKTTIVQYEEEIDRQRVMLDICWKPQVKLHRIELPQQHVCKEEEVLADQQLCNQERNSSLDQEDPEPPEIKEEQEELCTSREGEQLVLKVETETVMLTPAYEESDHSEAEPTSDHQLLSNNSHGAESRDQKGGKHGDSGSAGDGEPKEKKRHHGSKSHSDYGKNSSDIQHNTHPGEKSFDRDTCGKTFKFKSLLNRRMKIHTGEKPFTCKTCGKVFSQRTRIADHMRTHTGEKPFTCEICGEAFGSRTALIYHVRIHTGEKPFTCNTCGKTFRSCGDLKKHMRIHTGEKPYSCNTCGKTFTLKCNLKVHLRIHTGEKPYSCKLCGKTFKQTNALTAHMRTHTGEKPFTCEICGEAFGSRTALIYHMRIHTGEKPFTCNTCGKTFTLKCNLKVHLRIHTGEKPYSCKLCGKTFKQTNALTAHMRTHTGVKP from the exons ATGAGTTCAGTTGAGagtttgagagagtttgtcaacgagcgactaactgctgctgctgaagaaatattcagagtttttaaaacaactatcGTCCAGTACGAGGAAGAGATCGATCGGCAGCGCGTCATGCTGGATATCTGCTGGAAACCCCAAGTAAAGTTACACAGGATAG agctcccacagcaacatgtctgtaaggaggaggaggttctggctgaccagcagctctgtaaccaggagaggaactccagtctggaccaagaggacccagagcctccagagattaaagaggaacaggaggaactctgcaccagtcgggagggagagcagcttgtacTGAAGGTGGAGACGGAAACCGTCATGTTGACTCCAGCTTATGAGGAAAGTgaccacagtgaagcagaaccaacaagtgaccaccagctcctctctaACAACTCTCATGGAGCTGAGAGCCGAGaccagaaaggaggaaaacatggagactcaggatcagctggagatggagagccgaaggaaaagaaaagacatcacGGAAGCAAAAGTCACAGTGATTATGGAAAAAACTCATCAGACATTCAACATAACACTCACCCAGGTGAAAAGTCTTTCGACAGGGACACATGTGGAAAGACTTTTAAGTTTAAGTCGTTGTTGAATAGACGCATGaaaatccacacaggtgagaaaccgtttacttgcaaaacatgtggcAAAGTTTTCAGCCAACGTACACGCATAGCGGACCACATGAgaactcacacaggtgagaaaccttTTACCTGTGAAATATGTGGGGAGGCTTTCGGGAGTCGTACTGCATTGATTTATCATgtgagaatccacacaggtgagaagccgttTACTTGCAACACATGTGGGAAGACTTTCAGGTCTTGTGgtgacttaaaaaaacacatgagaatccacacaggtgagaaaccgtaTTCTTGCAACACATGTGGGAAGACTTTCACACTAAAATGTAACTTAAAGGTTCACttgagaatccacacaggtgagaaaccataTTCTTGCAAATTATGTGGGAAGACTTTTAAGCAAACCAATGCCTTAACAGCGCACATGAgaactcacacaggtgagaaaccttTTACCTGTGAAATATGTGGGGAGGCTTTCGGGAGTCGTACTGCATTGATTTATCatatgagaatccacacaggtgagaagccgttTACTTGCAACACATGTGGGAAGACTTTCACACTAAAATGTAACTTAAAGGTTCACttgagaatccacacaggtgagaaaccataTTCTTGCAAATTATGTGGGAAGACTTTTAAGCAAACCAATGCCTTAACAGCGCACATGAGAACTCACACAGGTGTGAAACCATGA
- the LOC119029701 gene encoding zinc finger protein OZF-like isoform X2, with protein MSSVESLREFVNERLTAAAEEIFRVFKTTIVQYEEEIDRQRVMLDICWKPQVKLHRIELPQQHVCKEEEVLADQQLCNQERNSSLDQEDPEPPEIKEEQEELCTSREGEQLVLKVETETVMLTPAYEESDHSEAEPTSDHQLLSNNSHGAESRDQKGGKHGDSGSAGDGEPKEKKRHHGSKSHSDYGKNSSDIQHNTHPGEKSFDRDTCGKTFKFKSLLNRRMKIHTGEKPFTCKTCGKVFSQRTRIADHMRTHTGEKPFTCEICGEAFGSRTALIYHVRIHTGEKPFTCNTCGKTFRSCGDLKKHMRIHTGEKPYSCNTCGKTFTLKCNLKVHLRIHTGEKPYSCKLCGKTFKQTNALTAHMRTHTGVKP; from the exons ATGAGTTCAGTTGAGagtttgagagagtttgtcaacgagcgactaactgctgctgctgaagaaatattcagagtttttaaaacaactatcGTCCAGTACGAGGAAGAGATCGATCGGCAGCGCGTCATGCTGGATATCTGCTGGAAACCCCAAGTAAAGTTACACAGGATAG agctcccacagcaacatgtctgtaaggaggaggaggttctggctgaccagcagctctgtaaccaggagaggaactccagtctggaccaagaggacccagagcctccagagattaaagaggaacaggaggaactctgcaccagtcgggagggagagcagcttgtacTGAAGGTGGAGACGGAAACCGTCATGTTGACTCCAGCTTATGAGGAAAGTgaccacagtgaagcagaaccaacaagtgaccaccagctcctctctaACAACTCTCATGGAGCTGAGAGCCGAGaccagaaaggaggaaaacatggagactcaggatcagctggagatggagagccgaaggaaaagaaaagacatcacGGAAGCAAAAGTCACAGTGATTATGGAAAAAACTCATCAGACATTCAACATAACACTCACCCAGGTGAAAAGTCTTTCGACAGGGACACATGTGGAAAGACTTTTAAGTTTAAGTCGTTGTTGAATAGACGCATGaaaatccacacaggtgagaaaccgtttacttgcaaaacatgtggcAAAGTTTTCAGCCAACGTACACGCATAGCGGACCACATGAgaactcacacaggtgagaaaccttTTACCTGTGAAATATGTGGGGAGGCTTTCGGGAGTCGTACTGCATTGATTTATCATgtgagaatccacacaggtgagaagccgttTACTTGCAACACATGTGGGAAGACTTTCAGGTCTTGTGgtgacttaaaaaaacacatgagaatccacacaggtgagaaaccgtaTTCTTGCAACACATGTGGGAAGACTTTCACACTAAAATGTAACTTAAAGGTTCACttgagaatccacacaggtgagaaaccataTTCTTGCAAATTATGTGGGAAGACTTTTAAGCAAACCAATGCCTTAACAGCGCACATGAgaactcacacag GTGTGAAACCATGA
- the capslb gene encoding calcyphosine-like b isoform X1: MAGTSRHDREMAMDAKRRLSECSDPVERLRLQCLARGSSGIKGLGRTFKIMDDDNSRSLDLKEFLKGLNDYGILMEKREAMALFQQFDRDGSGTIDFDEFLITLRPQMSKARKEVVMQAFRKLDKTGDGVITIEDLRGVYNAKYHPKYQNGEWTEDQVFRKFLDSFDSPYDKDGQVTKEEFVNYYCGVSASVDSDVYFILMMKNAWKL; encoded by the exons ATGGCCGGGACATCGAGACACGACAGAGAGATGGCGATGGATGCCAAGCGACGGCTGTCAGAGTGTTCTGACCCGGTGGAGAGACTCAGACTGCAGTGTTTGGCCCGAGGATCGTCTGGTATCAAAGGTCTGGGCAG GACCTTTAAAATCATGGATGATGACAACAGCCGCTCTCTGGACCTGAAGGAGTTCCTCAAGGGTCTGAACGACTACGGCATCCTGATGGAGAAACGAGAGGCCATGGCTCTCTTTCAACAGTTCGACCGTGACGGGAGTGGGACCATCGACTTCGATGAGTTCCTCATCACTCTGAGG ccacagatgtCGAAGGCCAGGAAGGAGGTGGTCATGCAGGCGTTCAGGAAGCTGGACAAGACGGGTGACGGCGTGATCACCATCGAGGACCTGAGGGGCGTTTATAACGCTAAGTACCACCCCAAGTATCAGAACGGGGAGTGGACCGAGGACCAGGTGTTCAGGAAGTTCTTGGACAGCTTTGATTCTCCATATGACAAAGATGGACag GTGACCAAAGAGGAGTTTGTCAACTACTACTGTGGAGTCAGCGCCTCCGTAGACAGCGACGTCTACTTCATTCTCATGATGAAAAACGCCTGGAAGCTCTGA
- the capslb gene encoding calcyphosine-like b isoform X2: protein MAGTSRHDREMAMDAKRRLSECSDPVERLRLQCLARGSSGIKGLGRTFKIMDDDNSRSLDLKEFLKGLNDYGILMEKREAMALFQQFDRDGSGTIDFDEFLITLRPQMSKARKEVVMQAFRKLDKTGDGVITIEDLRGVYNAKYHPKYQNGEWTEDQVFRKFLDSFDSPYDKDGQVTQEEFMNYYAGVSASIDTDVYFIVMMRNAWKL from the exons ATGGCCGGGACATCGAGACACGACAGAGAGATGGCGATGGATGCCAAGCGACGGCTGTCAGAGTGTTCTGACCCGGTGGAGAGACTCAGACTGCAGTGTTTGGCCCGAGGATCGTCTGGTATCAAAGGTCTGGGCAG GACCTTTAAAATCATGGATGATGACAACAGCCGCTCTCTGGACCTGAAGGAGTTCCTCAAGGGTCTGAACGACTACGGCATCCTGATGGAGAAACGAGAGGCCATGGCTCTCTTTCAACAGTTCGACCGTGACGGGAGTGGGACCATCGACTTCGATGAGTTCCTCATCACTCTGAGG ccacagatgtCGAAGGCCAGGAAGGAGGTGGTCATGCAGGCGTTCAGGAAGCTGGACAAGACGGGTGACGGCGTGATCACCATCGAGGACCTGAGGGGCGTTTATAACGCTAAGTACCACCCCAAGTATCAGAACGGGGAGTGGACCGAGGACCAGGTGTTCAGGAAGTTCTTGGACAGCTTTGATTCTCCATATGACAAAGATGGACag GTGACCCAGGAGGAGTTTATGAATTATTATGCTGGTGTGAGCGCGTCCATCGATACAGACGTCTACTTTATTGTGATGATGAGAAATGCCTGGAAACTCTGA